ACTAAAACGCAAAAACGATTACTTTTTTTACCGCATTTCCGATGGCAAAATTCCAATTGTTCCTATTGAAGAATTTGAACCGAATTATGTCGATTGGAAAAAATACCCTGTGGGTTTTGGTAAATATAAAGTAACAGATGCTGATTTAGAAAAATATGTCTTTCATTTGGAAAAAGCGGATTTAAATGAAAAAATTCCAAAAAAAATAGAGCTTATGTTTAGCTCCGATAAAGTTGGCGATATAAAAATGTTACTTGGCGGCCCTAATAGAGGCAACGAAGAATACGAACACCGGCTTGTTTTTTCAAATGTTTATTCTAATGGGGGTTTTTTATATAACTACCAAACGGAACTCGGGCAAAATGAAAACTTTCGCAAAGCAATTTCCGTTGCATTAGATCGTAATAAAATTGCCAGAGCCTCCTTTTTTAATGAACTCACTCCTGAAGACCAACTTATTCCAAACTCAGCTTACTTTAAAGAATTTAGGGCAAATAGACCCATTCAACAACAAAATATTGCGGAAGCAAAACGTCTTTTAAATTTAGTACCCCATCATTTATGGAAAAATAAAATATTTCAAGTGCCAACATATTGGGAAGATGTTGTAGAAATTAATACTTTACCTTACATCACAGAAATTAAAAGCCAACTTGCAGAGATTGGAATACATACTAACTTTTTAAATACAAATATCAATTATGAAAAATTTAAAGACAATGATCCTTATGTATTATGGTTTACTGGATTTGGTTTTGCCAATAGCGACCCAATTAAAAACTTTGCTTATTTTAGGAAAGGATCATACTTTAAAAATGAGCACCCATATGATCCTGAATACGAAGAGTTGTATCAAAAATCGGCTAGCGATTTATCACTCGATCCTCTGGCAACTCAAATATTAAGTGAATATTTTACACAAAAAAATATTATGACCGTTATTTTAAATCAAAGGATGTCACTTTCTTATGATCCCCGAAAAGTAATAAGTTTAGGAAGCCAGTACAATGGCATTCGTTTTGCTATTTGGGAAATAAAAATTAGAAATTAATTTAAAAATAGACTCATATGAAAATCAAATTTAAAAAGTTTTTACTTATATTATATTTTCCAGCTATTTCTTTTTTTATTTATATTTTTTATTTATTTTTTAATGCAAATAAAAAAAATGAAAATTTAAACATAATAAATGAAAATGAAATATTAACAATAAACATGGCAGAACTTCCTGTTATCCCTTGGAACTCAGAACAGGCCGCGGGACATATTATTGAAACATTTACTGCGGCAGTTCATGGAAGCCTTGCGCCTATTTATATTCATGGTTCAATAGATAACACAAATCAAAATACCTTACTTGAAAGTTATTCTTGTAAAGAATTAACTTGTTTTGCAAAATTAAAAAAAGGGGTATATTTTCATAATAATAGAGAAGTCACGGCATATGATCTTGAGTTCTCATTAATTAAACAATTAATTGCTCAAAAAGACTCAAATTATGCTGAGACAATTTTAGATGACATTGTAGGGATTAACAATGTAAAAAACGAGAAAGTAAAAATTATAAAATTCAATAATATTGAGTATCCTTCCAAGTTAGTTGAAGGAATTCA
The genomic region above belongs to Silvanigrella paludirubra and contains:
- a CDS encoding ABC transporter substrate-binding protein: MNLNFIKNRKLLIGPIIGIGAFLTYIYINPNINNLKANEYPDSYSDNATLTINMAEIPQVPWNTEKAAVHVAETFTAAVHGSLAPIHGHGSNDNSNQNTLLENFSCIEELTCQAKLKKGIYFHNNREVNAYDIEFSLTKQLIAQKGANYAEAILDDIVGINNVNRENIKIVKEGNNEYPSGAVEGIVVKNKYLIEFKLKRKNDYFFYRISDGKIPIVPIEEFEPNYVDWKKYPVGFGKYKVTDADLEKYVFHLEKADLNEKIPKKIELMFSSDKVGDIKMLLGGPNRGNEEYEHRLVFSNVYSNGGFLYNYQTELGQNENFRKAISVALDRNKIARASFFNELTPEDQLIPNSAYFKEFRANRPIQQQNIAEAKRLLNLVPHHLWKNKIFQVPTYWEDVVEINTLPYITEIKSQLAEIGIHTNFLNTNINYEKFKDNDPYVLWFTGFGFANSDPIKNFAYFRKGSYFKNEHPYDPEYEELYQKSASDLSLDPLATQILSEYFTQKNIMTVILNQRMSLSYDPRKVISLGSQYNGIRFAIWEIKIRN